The Clostridioides sp. ES-S-0010-02 genome window below encodes:
- a CDS encoding 4Fe-4S dicluster domain-containing protein, with protein MITISHITAKNMYKSLEERINKFPQGAPPSDTLYKILNVLFTEQEAKLVAQLPIKPFRVKTAAKIWSISESEAYRVLDKLASRALILDIEDKKGKKYIMPPPMAGFFEFAMMRTRHDIDQKLLSELYYQYMNVEEDFIKDLFYSTETKLGRVYVQEEVLTNDNEVSILDYERATHIIDESTHIGISMCYCRHRMQHVGKACDAPMDICMTFDNVANSLINNKFARRVDKVECKELLHQAYEHNLVQCGENVRKGVTFICNCCGCCCEALVAAKRFGNLHPVQTTSFIPNINHESCVKCGKCISACPIDAISKVKENDKEYIKVDEDRCLGCGVCVRNCHKNSIMLLKRDEKIITPANSVHRAVLMAIEKGQLQNLIFDNNALASHRAMGAILSAILKLEPAKKALASKQLKSVYLDKLLSMNDK; from the coding sequence GTGATTACTATTTCTCATATAACTGCTAAAAACATGTATAAAAGCTTAGAGGAAAGAATAAATAAATTTCCACAGGGTGCTCCACCCTCTGATACATTATATAAAATACTAAATGTACTTTTTACAGAACAAGAGGCAAAATTAGTGGCACAACTTCCAATAAAGCCTTTTAGAGTAAAAACAGCAGCTAAAATTTGGAGTATAAGTGAAAGTGAAGCATATAGAGTGCTAGATAAGCTAGCTAGCAGGGCACTAATACTAGATATAGAAGATAAAAAAGGTAAAAAATATATAATGCCTCCTCCAATGGCTGGTTTTTTTGAGTTTGCCATGATGAGAACAAGACACGATATAGACCAAAAACTTTTATCAGAACTTTACTATCAGTATATGAATGTAGAAGAAGATTTTATTAAAGATTTATTTTATTCAACAGAAACAAAACTTGGAAGAGTTTACGTTCAAGAAGAAGTATTGACTAATGATAATGAAGTAAGTATTTTAGATTATGAAAGAGCTACTCATATAATTGATGAATCGACTCATATAGGTATAAGCATGTGTTATTGTAGACATAGAATGCAACACGTTGGAAAAGCCTGTGATGCTCCTATGGATATATGTATGACATTTGACAATGTAGCTAATTCTTTAATAAACAATAAATTTGCAAGACGTGTAGATAAAGTAGAATGTAAGGAATTACTTCATCAAGCATATGAACATAATTTAGTTCAATGTGGAGAAAATGTTCGAAAAGGAGTTACATTTATATGTAATTGTTGTGGTTGCTGCTGTGAGGCGCTAGTAGCAGCAAAAAGATTTGGAAATCTTCACCCAGTACAAACAACTAGTTTTATACCAAATATAAACCATGAAAGTTGTGTAAAGTGTGGTAAATGTATATCTGCATGTCCAATAGATGCAATAAGTAAAGTAAAAGAAAATGATAAAGAATATATAAAAGTTGATGAGGATAGATGTCTAGGTTGTGGCGTTTGTGTTAGAAATTGTCACAAAAATAGTATTATGCTATTAAAGAGAGATGAAAAAATAATAACTCCTGCAAATTCAGTACATAGAGCAGTTCTCATGGCAATCGAGAAAGGGCAATTACAAAATCTAATTTTTGATAATAATGCCTTAGCTAGTCATAGAGCTATGGGAGCGATACTATCAGCTAT